The Chlorobaculum sp. MV4-Y genome contains the following window.
GAGCGGCGGCTCGGTCTCGAAGTCATGAAACCGGCGTCGATCCAAAGGGGCGAGAACGAGCTGACCTTCGTGCTCACCGAACACGGCAAACCACTGACCCACGCCAGGGTGCAACTGTTTGTCGGCAACGTCTCCACCAGCGAACTGGATATCACCTGCACCATGCACGAAACCACTTCCGGCACTTACCAGGCCCGAGCCACCGTGCCGTCGAAAGGCAAATGGCTGCTCAGGATCGACATCACCAACAACAAACTCAACACCAGCCAATCATGGTTCTACGACGTCAACTGAGTCGAAGTGCGCTGGTGCTTCTTGCTGCGATGACGCTCGGCGTAACAACCGCGCTGGCCGGACACGCCGCCGACAGCAACGCCATCCACAACGGCCCTTGCACCAAACAGGTCGGCAACCGCCAGGTGACGCTCGCCATCACGCCGAGACCGGTCAGGCACATGCGGGAGCTGACCTTCAGGGTGACCGTGGCCCCGGCGCAAGGAGTTCCTTCTCCCCTTGTGCTCGACATCACCATGCCCGGCATGGTGATGGGTAAAAACCAGGTCATCCTCAAACAACAGCCTGATGGCACCTGGAAAGGCAGAGGCATCATTGTCAAGTGCATAAGCGGCAGCACCCTCTGGCAGGCGATGATCCTCTCGCCGGAACTCGGCAATCCCGCCTTCACCTTCAACGTCCGTGACTGAAGCCAAAGGCCAGGAGACGCTCCGCTGTGACCACTGCTTGCAGGCGATGGCCGCTTCGGCGGCGGTGACGGCGGAGATCAGCGGCGAAACTCGCCATTTCTGCTGCCACGGCTGCCTCGGTGCGTACGAGCTGATCCACAGCGAGTCGCTCGACGCCTTTTACCAGCAACGTTGTGACTGGCAGCCGGGCCGCCCAACCTTCGCCGCCGTCGATGCGCGGGATTTCGAGGGCGACGTCCTCACCGACGGCGCAAAGAGCCGGATTGAGCTGTTGCTCTCCGGCATCCGCTGTGCCTCGTGCGTCTGGCTCGTCGAAAAGGTGCTCGGGCGGCTCGACGGCATCGTGTCGGCGCGGGTCAACTACGCCACGCATTGCGTGACCGTCGAGTGGCGAACTGACGCCATCACGCTCGACAAAATCCTCAAAACCCTCTCCGACGTCGGCTACGTGCCGAGGCCCGTCCGGCACGGCGGCGAGGTCGAGGCCTTCTCCGCCGAAAAGCGCGACCTGCTCCTGCGCTTCGGCACGGCGGGCTTCTTCTCGATGCAGCTCATGCTCATCATCGCCGCGCTCTACGCCGGATTTTTCCAGGGCATCGAATCGACCTACCGCCTCGCCTTCCAGCTCATTTCGTGGGCGCTGGCCACGCCGGTGGTCTTTTACTCCGGCTGGCCCTTCATCTTCAACGCCGTGCGCTCGCTGCGCAACCGGGCGCTGAACATGGACGTGCTCGTGGCACTCGGCTCGCTCGCAGCCTACTTTTACAGCGTGGCGATGATCTTCACCGGCGACGAGGTCTTCTTCGACACCTCGGCGATGATCGTCACCTTCATCCTGCTCGGACGATTCCTCGAAGCCGGTTCGCGCCTCAAGGCGGGCAGCGCACTGGCGGCGCTCGCAAACCTGCAACCCCGCGAAGCGCTGCTGGTCGATGCGGCGGGACAAACCTCGCTCGCGCCGCTCGAACAGATCGGCGAGGGGGCGCTGATCGAGGTGCTGCCCGGCGACCGCGTACCGCTCGACGGCGCGGTGGCAAGCGGCGAGGCAGACGTCGATGAGTCGATGCTCACCGGCGAATCGGCTCCTGTCACGAAAAGCGCCGGAAGCAAGGTCTATGCGGGAACCTGCGCCATCACCGGGCGGCTTCGCGTCCGGGTCTCCGGCAACGCCGGGCAGACCCTCCTGGCGAGCATCATCCGCACGGTCGAGGAAGCGCAGGCTCGCAAAGCGCCGATCCAGGGCGTGGCCGACCGGATCGCCGGATGGTTCGTGCCCGCCATCATCCTGCTCGCGGTGGCCACCTTCGGCTGGTGGCATCTGGCCGGAGCGCCGCCGGTGAAGGCACTCATGAATGCCGTCTCGGTGCTCGTCATCGCCTGCCCGTGTGCGTTGGGCCTCGCCACGCCGCTCGCCATCCTCGTCGGCACCACAGCGGTCAGCCGCAAGGGAATCCTCGTCAAGGGGGGCGACATTTTCGAGTTGGTCTCAAAAACAACCACCGTCGTGCTCGACAAAACCGGCACCATCACGCGCGGCAAACCCGCCGTGACCGACACCTTCGACTACGGCGTGTCCGGCAATTTCACGCAGTGCTGCGCCTCGCTCGAAAGCCTGTCGCGTCACCCGGCGGGAAGGGCCATCGCAGAGAGATGGCAGGGCGAAATACTCCCGATCGAAGCGTTCCGCGCCGTACCGGGCATGGGTGTGTCGGGCGTGATAGGGGGAAAAGCTTGGCTTGCCGGATCACGCGCGTTTCTCGAAAAGGAGGGAGTCGCAATTGACGCCGAGCGCCGCGCCGCCGCCGACCGGCTCGAAGCGTCGGGCAAAACGACCGTCTTCGTCGCCTGCAACCGCAAGCTCGCGGGCCTCTTCGGCCTGATCGACGAGCTGCGCAATGACGCCGGGCGGATGATCGAGGCGCTCCGCTCGCAGGGGTTGCGGTTGATGATTCTCACCGGCGACAATACGGGCGTCGCGCGGTATATTGCCGGGAAGTGCGGCATCACGGAGGTGCGCTCCGGCCTCGATCCCATCGGCAAGGCGGACGCGATCAGGAAGCTGAAGCGAAACGGCGAAACCGTGCTGATGGCGGGCGACGGCATCAACGATGCCCCTGCGCTCACCGAAGCCGATACCGGCGTCACCTTCGGCACGGCCACGGGCATCGCCATCGAAAGCGCCGATGTCACGATCATGAACGACGACCTCGAACTGCTCGGCACGCTCTTCGCCCACTCGCGCAAATGCTTCGCGGTGATCCGCCAGAACCTCGCCTGGGCGTTCGGCTACAACCTCGTCGCCGTGCCGCTCGCCGTCGCCGGGGTGCTGCACCCGATCGTCTCGGCGCTGCTCATGGCGACCAGCTCGCTCGTGGTGGTCAGCAACTCGCTCAGGCTCAGAAAAATTTGATGCACAACGCATGGCAAGCACCTTTTCCCTCATAGCCCTCGGCTTTGTGATTGGCCTCGGCGGCTGGGCGCTCTTCCTCTGGGCCGTCCGAAGCGGCCAGTTCGACGACACCGAAGCCCCCAAATACCGAATGCTCGACGACGACGACGAAGTGCAAAACAGGCCGAAAAAGATGAAGTCCGGGAAGACGAATAAATGAAGAAGGAGATTGCGAGGGTGATGGGATAGGACAGTGATGTTCCTGTCTTCAGAAGGGCTTCAGCCCAATTTCTTTCTACTGTGACAATCGCGATTTCGATTTCGATAAATACAACGGAGGAACAAACATCAAAACCCTGACAGGTGAACTTCTCGCGATGCTTCTGGCCGGGCTCTTCGGAGGGTTCGGGCACTGCATCGGCATGTGCGGGCCGATTGTTGCGGCGCTGTCGCTCGGCCCGGCCCGGCTGGCCGCACCACCTGCTCTACAACCTCGGGCGGGTGACGACCTACACCGTGCTCGGCGCGGCGGTCGGCGCGACCGGCTCGTTCCTCTCGCTCGCCTCCTCCATCGACCTGTTCCAGACGGCCGTCATGGCGCTCTGCGGTCTGTTCATCGTGCTGCTCGGGCTGGCGTCGGCGGGATGGCTCCCCTTCGGCAAAAGCCTGCTCGCCTGCACGCCCGCGATGCCATTCGTGCAAAAAACGATGAACCTCTTCATCAATTCTGGCTCCGCCGGAGCGTGGTACCC
Protein-coding sequences here:
- a CDS encoding FixH family protein; the encoded protein is MKPFIIAIYALFLFAMITGLVVAFRNSEGLVETDYYRKQNSWFQEKTEERRLGLEVMKPASIQRGENELTFVLTEHGKPLTHARVQLFVGNVSTSELDITCTMHETTSGTYQARATVPSKGKWLLRIDITNNKLNTSQSWFYDVN
- a CDS encoding heavy metal translocating P-type ATPase — its product is MTEAKGQETLRCDHCLQAMAASAAVTAEISGETRHFCCHGCLGAYELIHSESLDAFYQQRCDWQPGRPTFAAVDARDFEGDVLTDGAKSRIELLLSGIRCASCVWLVEKVLGRLDGIVSARVNYATHCVTVEWRTDAITLDKILKTLSDVGYVPRPVRHGGEVEAFSAEKRDLLLRFGTAGFFSMQLMLIIAALYAGFFQGIESTYRLAFQLISWALATPVVFYSGWPFIFNAVRSLRNRALNMDVLVALGSLAAYFYSVAMIFTGDEVFFDTSAMIVTFILLGRFLEAGSRLKAGSALAALANLQPREALLVDAAGQTSLAPLEQIGEGALIEVLPGDRVPLDGAVASGEADVDESMLTGESAPVTKSAGSKVYAGTCAITGRLRVRVSGNAGQTLLASIIRTVEEAQARKAPIQGVADRIAGWFVPAIILLAVATFGWWHLAGAPPVKALMNAVSVLVIACPCALGLATPLAILVGTTAVSRKGILVKGGDIFELVSKTTTVVLDKTGTITRGKPAVTDTFDYGVSGNFTQCCASLESLSRHPAGRAIAERWQGEILPIEAFRAVPGMGVSGVIGGKAWLAGSRAFLEKEGVAIDAERRAAADRLEASGKTTVFVACNRKLAGLFGLIDELRNDAGRMIEALRSQGLRLMILTGDNTGVARYIAGKCGITEVRSGLDPIGKADAIRKLKRNGETVLMAGDGINDAPALTEADTGVTFGTATGIAIESADVTIMNDDLELLGTLFAHSRKCFAVIRQNLAWAFGYNLVAVPLAVAGVLHPIVSALLMATSSLVVVSNSLRLRKI
- the ccoS gene encoding cbb3-type cytochrome oxidase assembly protein CcoS, encoding MASTFSLIALGFVIGLGGWALFLWAVRSGQFDDTEAPKYRMLDDDDEVQNRPKKMKSGKTNK
- a CDS encoding sulfite exporter TauE/SafE family protein, coding for MNFSRCFWPGSSEGSGTASACAGRLLRRCRSARPGWPHHLLYNLGRVTTYTVLGAAVGATGSFLSLASSIDLFQTAVMALCGLFIVLLGLASAGWLPFGKSLLACTPAMPFVQKTMNLFINSGSAGAWYPLGLALGFLPCGLTFTALLAAARAAMNAPDHFAGMVQGVLMMLLFGLGTAPALLVVGKTAALIGEKTRQRLYRLASLIMIATGCWFIYSAFRG